Sequence from the Nymphaea colorata isolate Beijing-Zhang1983 chromosome 9, ASM883128v2, whole genome shotgun sequence genome:
aaatgcccccttatGGAAAAAGTAGATTCTCAAATAAGGAATTCAGGTCCATCTAGGAGACTCGGACATGGAACTGAATAAGCTTTGGGGAAAAGAAGAAGTAATTTGATTTGGGACAGATCAGGAGGTATTGCATTACATCTAAATTGTGAGACTGATAACAATCAAGTTTACACAAAATGAGTGAGAAATATTACAATCAGAGGGTGTTTGGCAACATGAACACTAACATGAATCTATCCCAAGTATTgtgcagattcatgaaacactaaccATGAATCTCCACAATGTTTGAGGCATATTCATGAAACGCCAAGTTAGTATTCTTACTGCCAAATGCCCCCAAGGGATAAACTCAAGTGGTATAACATTATTCTGCTCCAAAACGAAATCACATTTGCTTTCTTGAGATTTATATATCAAACGAATGACACCCTTATGCCACTCATGTATTTCCGGTCACTCTACCGTCTTATTGTCCAATAAAATATTGTGTATACTACTTCGAGATGTGCAGCAATTAAACACATTAAAGGTCGACTTCCGATGTAAATTACAATAAAAGCGAACAAAATTTGTGGATCCATTTGCTTCTCAAGCAAGTGCACACATGCACGCACATGTTCGATCATCAGCTTATTGTTTTATAAGTTTATTAGTGGTTCAAACGTCTCCTCTTTCCTACTTAACTTCATAGTTAGGCAATGATTGGTCAATTACCAACTTAAGGATATGCTTGAGTGTATTAAAAACTATCATGATATGGTGTTTTTGAGACATGTATTCCTTTGGTTAAAGGTTCAGACCCAATCAAGCATGGGACTGAGTCTGACAAAAAAACTTGCTTGCGTAAATTTCATGTGTTTTTCCTTTATTGCTACCTGAGATACGCTGTTTTAGATGCtggagaaaggcgttagtgTGTCTCAGAATTTCGTTCGCACCCTTATCAATATACAACAAAAGTtttgaagaaattcaaaaaagtgACTTCTTGTAAGAAGACAAGGTGCCCCTCCGATGAAACAACGTTGGAGTGTGGCTTCATAGCCACCCAACACCACCTCGTTCCAAAGGGCTGTGTAATTCAGCTTTGATGGAGTAATAAAAGCTGTTTAATTTCCTTCCCAGTTTGTTATTAGATCGTATGCTTCACGCTCTTTAAGGAGAAATGCTCGTGATAAACTAGCTTGGACAATAACATTGATCTGCAGAAGAACGGTCCAGGATTCTCGCGTGGCTGCAATTccttaataaaaattttacaaaagtaCACATGGTACAACAATAAAAGGGATTTTCTTCAGTCAACTGcttaaaatacatataaaacaAGCGGTCAAATGAGAGGAATCCAGATTCGAGTTTGTCTCTGTCACCAAAGAACATGCCTTTGTGTTTTCATATATGTTGTAtggtaagtaaaaaaaaataaaagttgtaTCTTCGTTGCAGGAGTGAACCTTAAAAATGTTGCCGCTGAATTATGTACCTTTTgacatcaaaagaaaatttaaagatgtcaaaagaaaatttaaagcCTGCTCATTGGCCTTTTGCAGTAAAAGCATTGCACCAAATACTCTAATtgatctaaaaaataaaagcaattgGGACGTGATACAAGATTAAAGATGTTTTCCTTTTACAAAAACACGTGCAACTTTCGGTAATATGGCCAAAAGTTGCTCAagcctgaatttacttttcccAAAAGCCTGTTTAAATGTAATTTAAGCGGTAAAACAGAAGGCACCAAAACTTAAATGTGGTTTTGCTACGCCGCCAAAAAGTAGAGCGCATTTTTGCTGGTAAACAAGGATAAACGTTTTTATGTAAATTTCTCCAAATAAAGATCCTCGTTTCTTAATGGACCTGCCACCCTTGGAAGTACAACTAGGTGGAGTGAGGAATTATGAAGAGCTTGTTGAATTCATTTAAAAGCAACTTCACGCAACAAGGATTCACataaatacagaaaaaaaggaTCTACCCAACTGCAATATGATTACACTGGAATGATCAGTGGATGCTCAACTGCCATTTTTTCATAGAAGACAGGATACCACCATTAAATAAGCAACCCAATGCATTATACGATACAAAAAAAGATAGCCACATCAATTTAAACTGCATAAGGCATACTCGTTAGTACATCTTTTGGGGGCCAAATCTGGGGCCTATATGTCCATGCGTGGACAtgtacaagagagagagagagaggttcgtAAATTGGAATGAGCAAACAAAAGGAGCAAGTGGTAAATTAAAACCCTCAATTAACGCTGAGAATCTGTAGAACAATCTCACCGCCATATTTACTCTTTATACACAACCGATCTACCGGCAGACCCAACATTCAAACCATTTCAATGCCAGTGGGATAACCACAGCAACTAGTGATCACCACCCTCTTCCACCCCTCCCAAACTTCAAACAGAATTATAGATGTATTACCATAAATTATTTTGATTATAGACATGGTACCCAGAAATAAGGGAGCTTAAGGCAAGAGCTGCAAATGCCAAGAAGGAGATGCTGACAGAGCCACTGGCCAAGTCCGTGAATGGATCCTTTCCCCATTCAGCCTGTGTATCGTCTGTGAGTGATGCTGCCGAGGATGATGCTGACATCAGCAAATATGCAAGCACCTGCATCATGGGTATCTTAAGTCATTGACTTGGATTCGTTCACTTCTTTCTTTGGTAGTATTCAGGGGAAAGAGTTGAATGTGGAGGCAAAAGAAGAACCTTAATAGCAAAAGAAGATGAAACCATAATTACCATGACACGATATGGATATGAAAAGCGGAAGCAGAGGTGAATACTAAAAGGCTTCATGCAGCAACACAAGTTCACAGGACAATTATGTGAGCAAAAATGACAACCAAACGAAAGTGGTACAAGAGGAGAAGGAACAAATAAGAGATAACATGAACATGGTTTACAGCCCACACAGAATCAACAAGGAAGCAAGATCAAATATTCTCTACACCAATGCATCACGTAAATTAATGTGAGGTCATGAAAATGAGTAGGCACCAGCGTGGGATCGACAAAGAAGCAAAGTGCAATGTTTAGTGTACTAAAACATCACATAAGATCATACGGAGAACATAAAAATCATTGGAGAAGGGTCgcaacaacaaaatgaagtgGCAAATGAAGGAAtctagataaaaagaaaaagtgaaaagaccTAATTGAAAAGCTGAGTTCTCCACTATATAAGAAACAATTTTCTCATAAATGAGAAGTTCAATCCCCAAAGCTTTCACAGCTTTGAAAAAACATGGACTTTCTACCTTTCGAATCATGCATACTACAACAAAACCGTTGCCTAACAGTGGTTGAAAACAGAACACATGAATTATTCAATTTGGGAACATCAGGGATTTAATGTGTTGGTAGAGTCTTCTTTTCTCCATAACAATGCAGCCTGTGATCTTACAAAACACAGATTCACCTGCAAACTGCCATGTCGAGAAAGGATTCCTACCACCATTATAAGCATTTCCCAAAGAAAGACGAGAAAGTTGAATTGTGTGTCGACTGATCAAGCATGGCGGCTTCATCCTCTGCATACCAGCTTCTATTTCTAACGACATGGGTGGAAATGGAGAAGATTTATACAGCCAAAAATCTCCACAGGAAAAGCATGAGAAGAGTGGATGAAGAAACTACAGAATGTAGGaaatgtgcatgtgtgtgtgtgtgagagagagagagagagagagagattgcctGGTCGCAAGCAAAGTCGATATAGAGGGAGAGCGGGCGACGGATGGCAGGCTTTCCCGTAGCGAACTGGTAGAGGTGGGCGGCCAGCTGAAGCGTCGAGTAGGCAAATGTGATGACCGCCACTGATATCACATACCTGCACCAGTTTGAACAACAGCCTGCCCAAATCAGCTCAACCCCATTACTCgatcttcttctgtttgttcCATAGAAACGAAAAGATATAGGAAACCTAGCTGCCCTGGTTTAGCCTTCTATTCCCCAATAAATAAGCCACTAAAGTGAAAACCCCGTTAAACTCCAAGAAATCATGGTTGCATCCCCAACAATGTAAAATTCTAAAAAGAAGATTCCTTGAACTCGAAAGATCATGATCGAGCAAGCGGTCGCCTACCCAACAAAGTAAAACTCTTGGCAGAACACCTTAAACCCCAGGAACCATCCCTATGATCTGAGCATGAGTCGCATGATTCCATCCCCATACAAAGTTAAAACGAGGTTTGAGTTCATAACAAGTTTCGGTTCTTCACCCTTTACcatttttgaaagaaatcaCAGTTCAAGGGAGGAGAACACAACCTAGAGCAGTTTGGTATGGAACGAAAACTTTTTAATGGGGAAAGACGCGGACCTGTACTCCTTGTATCTATAGAAGGAGTCGCCGCTCCAGCCTTGGGTTTTGTCCGCAGCCATGACGGAGAAGGAaacgagagagaagaggaggccGCAGACCCTGAAGGCTAAGCCGGCTCTTCTCAACACCTTCTCCCGATTCCACCGGCGCACGATCGGAGAAACCCCTCTCCGCCTGCTCCCTTCTCCCACCGTGTCTCGGCCAACGCCCGCTTCGCCTCCTTCCATGGGCAACCCGAGAACATCCGCCACGGAGAGATGGGTGTCGGTGTGCGCCGGCTTCGTGATCACTGCGAACCCGTCGATGGCCGATCGATTGACGACGATCGAGCCGGAGTTTGCGGCGCCGATGTTGGGGGCGGCGGTGGCCGTCGAAGAAGGCGACGGTTTCGGCGAGAGTGGTGCCGTTGGCTTCTCTGATTGCTCATCGTCGTCTTCGTCGTTTGCTCTTTCGCTCCAGTGGGTGAGAGCAGTAACAAAATCAATACtcgttgttgttgttgttgttggtggtgATGGTGCTGTtgctgttggtggtggtggtgatggtgctgttgttgttgttggtggAAGTGGTGGTGATGTTGGTGGTTGTGGTTGAGGTTGTGGTGGTACTGATGTTGCAGCTGGTCCTTCTCCTTCTTGGCCGTTGGCCATGGCGGTCGCTCTGTTactcttcttttcctcttcttttcatcaaaaaagaaggaaaaattttcactttggCGGCCCGCATGCGcgatttctctccctctctctccttgcCGGAGTCTCTGGGCTCGCCGCTCGACACTCTTGTATGCTTCCCGACTTTCGTCCTGTCGCTGCGAGAAATTTCAGGCAATAGCAAAAATATTAAGTTAATTAAACATCTTCGATTTTTCTAATCCTATAATTCAAGGTTAAATTTTCTGGCTGTCAAATGCGGttaagtttttcattttggtaGATGTTTTTTCAATTTAGACTAAAAAGCTCAATCGAATGCTTTAAGTAAgcaaatgagttaaaaaaaactaaaaaaaaagaaatttaatttgtaaaatttagtttttctcatttttcataattgaCGCTGTCCCATGCTTTAGGTGAACAGGAAATTAATAATCTACCATCTAACATTTTAATTGTCTTTAGGGATTTAggttacattaaaaatttaaattaaaatacaGTACACCTTTCAAGTATCACAATATTAATAACCTacggacaaaaaaaaaaaaaagccactgTCTTTGAAGTCTTGGGTTGTGTCGAAGACTTAGGTGGACTTTGTTGTCATGATTTTATTGTTTATGTTCCAAGGGCGAAGATACATGAGGGCCTCACGGAGCGCATTCTAAAAAGTTAATTTAATAGTTGAATTTAGGTGGACTTGAATCCGACGACGACCTGTCTTACACATGCGGCCTGCATGATCAGTTATACTAAACaacttttgttctttgtcaaaTACAAGTAACATCAATTTAAAAACGAAAAGAATTGAAAGAACCgtaaattttcataatttcatatatttgatgATTTTCAATAGAAATTGAGGGCAGaaatgtttgatatatatatatatatatatatatataagctgaaCTCATATCCTTCTTATATAGTTAAAGATTATAGCGAGAAAATGGGTTGGTAACAGAGATTCTGAAAGGTTTTTATTCCAGGGCTTTCGAGCTCTAATTAAGCAAAAGCCAACACATTCTTAATAGAAAACTTCTAACGGGGCTGACTAACTCTTTTTGTGATATTATAAGACATTACAAGTCAATCAActagaaaaacaaattgaaaaggTTTTCACTACATGCatttttcggaaaaaaaaacttgtaaaagTAGCATTCACAGTTTGCTTATGAAATGTATTTGAGGGtcgagtaaaaaaaaaacttggatttCACTTTTAACTTTGTTACTATGAGCGggagcattttcatcataccGCCTTTGTAACGTGCATGAGATGGGAGATCGCCCTACATTTTTCTGCTTAAAAAGTTTGATCGTTCAAGTGGTTTGGGCTTTGAAAGGCCTCtcgtgaaaaacaaaaatcattaaaaattaaaataatatgtttCGGTTTAAACGTcactaaatttttatttcatttaattacAAAACGAAGCTTTAACGTACGCTTTACTAGAACCGCAAAGGATTTCATTGTGCGGTTGATAAAGTATACAACCGATGTTACACAAATAGCAAACTTGGTTTAAGGTAGATCCTTCCTTTCCATGGGACCTTATATTCATGGTTTTGAACATATAAATTCATGCTACTGAGATCCTCAGTATGTTTAAATTGAAGATATCtgaaaacacacctttttacTCGGTCTCGATCTTAGATATGAGACTATCAAACTCAACCTTAAATCTAAGGAGAGATTTGcgtttttaaaatgttaaaacattaaaaaaagcattttattGTCCATGATCTTAAAACTATGGATCAAATATATCTTAATTTTAATTGGCAAATAACTATTTATCTTTGTAAAATAATTCACAAAAGCACGTTTCATAAA
This genomic interval carries:
- the LOC116259844 gene encoding CASP-like protein 4A3, producing MANGQEGEGPAATSVPPQPQPQPPTSPPLPPTTTTAPSPPPPTATAPSPPTTTTTTSIDFVTALTHWSERANDEDDDEQSEKPTAPLSPKPSPSSTATAAPNIGAANSGSIVVNRSAIDGFAVITKPAHTDTHLSVADVLGLPMEGGEAGVGRDTVGEGSRRRGVSPIVRRWNREKVLRRAGLAFRVCGLLFSLVSFSVMAADKTQGWSGDSFYRYKEYRYVISVAVITFAYSTLQLAAHLYQFATGKPAIRRPLSLYIDFACDQVLAYLLMSASSSAASLTDDTQAEWGKDPFTDLASGSVSISFLAFAALALSSLISGYHVYNQNNLW